A genomic stretch from Selenomonadales bacterium includes:
- a CDS encoding rubrerythrin family protein: MKKLDGRSTLEEILVEKQELIRDYQTRAEHIDDENVHRMLRHFAEAEAEHAVAIKEALRSM; the protein is encoded by the coding sequence ATGAAAAAATTAGACGGCAGAAGCACGCTTGAGGAGATCCTTGTAGAGAAACAGGAATTGATTCGTGATTATCAGACACGAGCAGAGCACATCGACGATGAGAATGTACATCGGATGCTCAGACATTTTGCCGAAGCGGAAGCAGAGCATGCGGTAGCGATCAAGGAAGCGTTGCGTTCGATGTAA
- a CDS encoding ATP-binding protein, with protein sequence MTQSTLANLLIYRNLLNDPIIAAQVDAPGVLSPALSAELIAAAERFGIGGNLFCNYFIYQLLQDSNLVTNALEQSTAPILAPGLAAAFQHDMTLIADFLLKAGTPQTKYDFLTDYTPSNPTLPESFLQLSHAAAEALEADDPVAALSCRLLAFYHQYGSGKISRYRGFRYQKGVGLIGIEHFDPISIDNIIGYERQKALLIANTEAFIQGLPSNHALLVGSRGTGKSSSVKAMINRYFRAGLRMVQISKNQLTDLGSIMAELRSYQSKKFIIFLDDLSFEEHEVEYKSLKSAIDGGIEAAPPNVLIYATSNRRHLIKERWDDKVGDGQDIHRMDTINEKISLSDRFGITISYTAPNQKEYLAILEHLAEINELDMTSEELHAEAIKWEMTHSGRSGRTAQQLITYLLGARH encoded by the coding sequence ATGACTCAATCAACACTTGCCAATCTGTTAATTTATAGAAACTTACTCAACGATCCCATCATTGCTGCACAAGTCGATGCACCCGGCGTGCTCTCGCCTGCCCTTTCGGCAGAACTCATTGCGGCGGCTGAACGATTTGGCATCGGTGGCAATCTGTTTTGCAACTACTTCATCTATCAACTACTCCAAGACAGCAACCTCGTTACGAATGCCTTAGAACAAAGCACAGCTCCGATCCTCGCACCCGGTCTGGCAGCGGCATTCCAACACGACATGACACTGATTGCCGACTTTCTCTTAAAGGCAGGCACACCGCAGACAAAGTACGACTTCCTCACAGACTATACACCGTCCAATCCGACCTTGCCCGAGTCGTTCCTGCAGTTATCGCACGCCGCGGCTGAAGCGCTCGAAGCAGATGACCCCGTAGCGGCACTTTCTTGCCGACTCCTCGCCTTCTATCATCAATATGGCAGCGGTAAGATCAGTCGTTATCGCGGATTCCGCTACCAAAAAGGCGTCGGCCTCATCGGTATCGAACATTTCGACCCGATCTCGATCGACAACATCATCGGCTACGAACGCCAAAAAGCCCTTCTCATCGCCAATACAGAAGCCTTCATCCAAGGTTTGCCGTCTAACCATGCGCTCTTGGTCGGTTCGCGCGGTACAGGCAAATCTTCGTCCGTAAAAGCAATGATAAACCGCTACTTCCGTGCAGGTCTGCGCATGGTACAGATATCGAAAAACCAACTCACCGATCTCGGCAGCATCATGGCAGAGCTCCGCAGTTACCAAAGCAAAAAATTCATCATCTTCCTCGACGACTTGTCGTTTGAAGAACATGAAGTCGAATACAAATCTCTCAAATCGGCCATCGACGGCGGTATCGAAGCCGCTCCGCCGAACGTCCTTATCTATGCAACCTCGAACCGTCGCCACCTCATCAAAGAACGCTGGGACGACAAAGTCGGCGACGGTCAGGACATTCACCGCATGGATACCATCAACGAAAAAATATCCCTCTCCGACCGATTCGGTATCACCATTAGCTACACGGCACCGAATCAAAAAGAATACCTTGCTATCCTCGAACACCTCGCAGAGATCAACGAACTCGACATGACGAGCGAGGAACTGCACGCAGAAGCCATCAAATGGGAAATGACACATTCCGGCAGAAGCGGCCGTACGGCACAGCAGCTCATCACCTATCTGCTCGGTGCGCGCCACTAA